Part of the Gammaproteobacteria bacterium genome, GCCGTCATCCACATCGTGGTTGTTGTAGGCGATTTCATCGGCAATATTTGCCAGCTGGGCCTCGAGACCCGGCTGAGTGCGATTGAGAAAGCGCGCGCCGAGGTCGCCCAGTTCGCGGGCGTTGCTTACAGAGCAGTGTTTAAGGATGCCCTCACGCGTCTCAAAGCTGAGGTTTAAGCCCGGGAATTCCGCATATTTTTCTTCCAGTTCATCAACGACGCGCAGTGACTGCAGATTGTGCTCGAAGCCACCAAAATCGCGCATGCATCGATTGAGTGCATCCTGACCTGCGTGCCCGAAGGGCGTATGACCCAGGTCATGAGCAAGCGAGATCGATTCAGCGAGATGTGAGTTGAGGCCGAGGGCACCTGCTACGGTACGTGCGACCTGCGCTACTTCGAGGGAATGCGTCAGGCGTGATCGGTACAGATCCCCCTCGTGATTGACAAATACCTGGGTCTTGTAGACCAGCCTGCGAAATGCGCTGGCATGGATAATTCGGTCACGGTCGCGTTGAAATACGCCGCGGTACGGGTGTCCGTCTTCCGGGTAAACGCGGCCTCGGGTGCTGATCTCGCTGGCCGCGCAGGGCGCCAGTCCGTCACCTGACGCTCCCGCCTGGGTTTTCTGGTGACTATTCAAAGTACTCGGCCAGCAACTCATCCAGTAATGCTTCGGGCACCTGGTCACTGATGACAGGCGAGCCGATTCCTTCGAGCAGAATGAAGCGCAGGCGTCCACGCAAGACCTTTTTATCCGCCCGCATAATCGCCTTTATCTGTTCGATCTCCAGCGGTGGTGGCTTAATCGGTAGCTCAAGCTTCGTGAGCAGCGCGCGCACCCGCTCCAAAACGCTTTGATCGAGGAGCCGCATCCGGCACGACAGGTCGCAGGCGATCAGCATACCGACGCCGACGGCCTCGCCGTGCAGCCAGCCGCCGTAACCCACGGCATTTTCGATTGCGTGCCCAAAGGTGTGCCCGAAGTTCAGAATCGCGCGAACCCCGGCCTCCCTTTCGTCAGCAGTGACAATTTCGGCCTTGATTTCGCAGCAGCGGCGCACCATGTAAATGAGCCTGTGCGGCGCCAGGCTGACAAGGTCTGCTGCATGCTGCTCCAGCCACTCCAGGAACTCAGGGTCGCGCACGAGACCGTATTTGACGACCTCTGCGAGGCCTGCGCGATACTCCCGTGAGCTCAGGGTCTCAAGCGTGCTGATGTCTACCAATACGCAGCGCGGCTGGTGAAACGCGCCGATCAGATTCTTGCCTCCGACGTGATTTACGCCGGTTTTGCCGCCAACCGACGCGTCTACCTGGGCGAGCAGGGTCGTGGGCACCTGGATAAAGTCGATTCCGCGCTGAAAGCAGGCTGCGGCAAAACCGCTGATGTCTCCGACCACGCCGCCGCCCAGCGCGATCAGGCAGGCATCGCGCCCGAATCCATCTTCCACCAGCGCATCAAGTATCGTCGTTGCGGTGGTTAGCGTCTTATGTGCCTCGCCGTCTGGCAGCAATATCTGGCTGCAGCGGACCTGCGGCGGCATACCCTGCATAAGCTTGTCCATGTACAGCGGCGCGACGGTTTCGTTGCTCACGACCATAGCGCTACCGCCGGGGAGGTGGTTAGCGAGCAGGCCGTTTTCCAGCAAATGGTGCCCGATGTAGATCGGATAGCTGCGCGTTCCAAGATTGACGGTAAGAGTTTCCAATGCGGGTCCCTGAAGATGCGAGCCTGAATTATAAACGCGGCCTCAATCCAGAAGTCGCCGGATTTCGTTTACTACTGAAGGAACCCGGCGCCCGTCTGTTTCAATGGTGTGATCCGCCAGCGCCATGTAAAGAGGATTGCGAATCCCGGCCAGCTCCAACAGGCGGCTTTCGGGGTCTTCGGTCTGCAGCAATGGCCGGTGATGACTGCGCCGGGTGCGTTCCAGCTGCTGCGGCACGCTGGCGGCCAGATAAACCACCGTGCCGCGAGTGGCGAGGTGCGTGCGATTATCCTCGGCGAGGACGGCGCCGCCACCGGTGGCAAGGACAATATTGCTCAGCTGGGTAAGGTGATCGATCGCCGCACTCTCGCGTGCCCTGAAGCCCGCTTCACCTTCCTTCTCGAAAATGAGGTCGATGTCGACGCCTGTTCTCGCCTCGACCTCGGTATCACTGTCGTAGAAGTCCCGGCCCAGCGCCCGGGCAAGACGCTTGCCCACCGCGGTTTTGCCGGCACCCATGGGGCCAATCAGAAATATGTTCAGCGTTGTGTTCACGCCGGCTAGCGTAACAGAGAGCGCCAAAGAAGCGACCCGGCGTGTGCCGGGTCGCGGGTGTCAGAGTGTAGAGGCGCAGTCGCCGATTTGACCGTAGGGGCTGGGATTGCCCGGCGGGTTGGTTTCTCGCGCTACATCCGATGCGGCTATGGGCAGCACGAATCGGGAGCTGGCGCTCGATTCCGTACCCTGCACGGAGGTCTGTGCCTCCAGCACGACCTGGACCCAGCGCGCGAACTCCTGCGGATATACGACATCAATCAGGGCAAAGCCATTGACATCCGTGGTGACCGAGCCCGGCACAACCGACGCGACATTGCCTGCCTCGATTTCGAGGCTGCTGTTGAAGTCTTCACCGACATCCAGAATGCCGTTGCGATTCACGTCCTCGTCGTTGCAAACAGCGGTGATATTCTGCTGCCAGTCGCCCGTCAGAGGCAGCTGCCAGTTACCCTTGCTGTAAAACTCGGACAAGAGCGACAGCACAACGCCGACACCGGCCACGCCGTTACCCTGGCTGTCTGTCACCTGCACCGCAAACTGAATCAGGTATTGAGCCGGATTCGGCTCTTCAATTTCGTTGCCCGTGCCAATAGTGATGAACACCTCGCGTCGCGCCACGGTCAATAAGGCGGTGTCCGTGATGCCGGTACCCGCCACTGTTGCCGTGATCTCCACCCCGTCGGTGGCGCTGGTTGAGTTGCTGGCGGTATAAAAAGTTTGTGCCCGGCCCAGGCTGTCCGTGATGGCTGAGGCCACTGACAGCTGCCCACCGGTAATGTCGTCAAGGCTGAAATTGACTGCCTGGTTTTTCACCAGGTTGTTGCTCGCATCACGAACAATGGCCGTGATGGCGCTCTGATCGTTCGGCGCGATGGTAAACGGGTTGGCCTGAACCGTCACGGTTGCCGGCGTCGTGGCAACGAATTCGATAGTCAGCGTCGTGCTGATGCCGCCGCTGGTGGTGGCCGAAATCACCGCCGCACCTGCGTTGGCCGAACTCACGTCAACCGTCGCGTTGCCCGCGGCATCGGTTATGTCGGTCGGGCTGGTAAGCGTGCCGCGGGTAGTCGAAAAGCTGATCGTTTCGCCCACGACTGGTGAGCCGCCAGACTGAAGATTTACGACAAGTGTCTGTGCGTCACCGAGATTGACTTCGGTATTTGCGGCGGGTGACGAAAATGCAAAGCTGTCGCTGGATACTGCGATAGCCGTGGTTGTCTGCAACCCAAGGGCTGAAATCGTAAGCGTGTCCGAGGTGCTGGCAGTAAGGTCAAACTGCGCCTGGCCGCTGGAATCTGTCGTTAACGGCGGAACAGGTGTGATGGTGCTGCCTGCCGCGGAGCTTACATCCACCGCAGTGTTGGCGATGCCGTTACCGCCGGCGTCGCTCAGGACCACTGTGTAGGTAGCGGTTGCCCCTGAAACCAGCGAGCCTGGCCCGGTTACCGTCAGCGTGGTACCAATAACGCTGACCGCCACGCTGGAAGCCAGACTGTCTGCCGTGCCCGTTACGGAAATGGTGCGATTAGTGGGGTCGCCGGCAACGCTCAGCGTGGCCGTCGCCTGACCATTGCTGTCGGTCGTTCCCTGCACGATATTCAAGCCGCCGGAATCTGTAGCAAAACTTACCGGTACGCCTGCCACGAAAATGTTGTTTGCGTCCCGGGCGAGCGCCGTAATCGTCACGGTGGCTGAGCCATCTGACGGCAGTTGCGGGTTGCTGGTCAGCAGCTGCAATGATGCTGCAGTGGGCGTGCCGGGTCCGCCGCCCGGTGTCCCGCCGGTGGTAACGAGTGAACTACTGTCGCCGCATCCGGTAACGAATCCGGTCAGCATAAGCAGCAAAGTCAATATAGGCTTGCGCATCGATAAATTCCTCAGGTACTCAATTCAATTCCGGTTGATTCGCTGCGTTAATCACTTAATGTTCGTGCCTTCCTTGAGGATCTTCGGGGTTACGAAGACCAGCAATTCGGACTTGTTGGACTGTCTCTGGCTCGACTTGAAAAGTTTGCCGAGCACTGGCAGGTCACCAAGATAGGGCACTTTACTTTCGGTATTGCGGCGATCGGTGATGTAAATACCGCCCAGCACCACCGTTTCTCCGTTCTTAACCAGCACCTGCGTGTTGACTTCGTTCGTGTCGATGCTCGGCACAAAACCACCGGTTGCGCTGGCAACCAGCTCACCGACGCTGTCGTTGCTGATCAGAAGATCCATGATGATGCGGTCATCGGGCGTAATCTGCGGAGTTACTTCGAGACGCAGCACAGCTTCCTTGAACTGCGTGGCTGTCGCGCCGCTGGATGATGCTTCCTGGTAAGGAATCTCAACACCCTGTTCGATGCTCGCCCTCTTCTGGTTGGAGGTGACGACGCGCGGCGTTGAGATGACTTCGCCGCGACCCTCGGACTGCATTGCTGCAAGTTCAAGGTCGATGAGGTAGTCGGAGTC contains:
- the aroB gene encoding 3-dehydroquinate synthase, encoding METLTVNLGTRSYPIYIGHHLLENGLLANHLPGGSAMVVSNETVAPLYMDKLMQGMPPQVRCSQILLPDGEAHKTLTTATTILDALVEDGFGRDACLIALGGGVVGDISGFAAACFQRGIDFIQVPTTLLAQVDASVGGKTGVNHVGGKNLIGAFHQPRCVLVDISTLETLSSREYRAGLAEVVKYGLVRDPEFLEWLEQHAADLVSLAPHRLIYMVRRCCEIKAEIVTADEREAGVRAILNFGHTFGHAIENAVGYGGWLHGEAVGVGMLIACDLSCRMRLLDQSVLERVRALLTKLELPIKPPPLEIEQIKAIMRADKKVLRGRLRFILLEGIGSPVISDQVPEALLDELLAEYFE
- the aroK gene encoding shikimate kinase AroK gives rise to the protein MNTTLNIFLIGPMGAGKTAVGKRLARALGRDFYDSDTEVEARTGVDIDLIFEKEGEAGFRARESAAIDHLTQLSNIVLATGGGAVLAEDNRTHLATRGTVVYLAASVPQQLERTRRSHHRPLLQTEDPESRLLELAGIRNPLYMALADHTIETDGRRVPSVVNEIRRLLD
- a CDS encoding deoxyguanosinetriphosphate triphosphohydrolase, producing the protein MSCWPSTLNSHQKTQAGASGDGLAPCAASEISTRGRVYPEDGHPYRGVFQRDRDRIIHASAFRRLVYKTQVFVNHEGDLYRSRLTHSLEVAQVARTVAGALGLNSHLAESISLAHDLGHTPFGHAGQDALNRCMRDFGGFEHNLQSLRVVDELEEKYAEFPGLNLSFETREGILKHCSVSNARELGDLGARFLNRTQPGLEAQLANIADEIAYNNHDVDDGLRAGLLEHDALREVSLYRRASDSVLERYPGLDGRRLVY
- a CDS encoding Ig-like domain-containing protein, coding for MRKPILTLLLMLTGFVTGCGDSSSLVTTGGTPGGGPGTPTAASLQLLTSNPQLPSDGSATVTITALARDANNIFVAGVPVSFATDSGGLNIVQGTTDSNGQATATLSVAGDPTNRTISVTGTADSLASSVAVSVIGTTLTVTGPGSLVSGATATYTVVLSDAGGNGIANTAVDVSSAAGSTITPVPPLTTDSSGQAQFDLTASTSDTLTISALGLQTTTAIAVSSDSFAFSSPAANTEVNLGDAQTLVVNLQSGGSPVVGETISFSTTRGTLTSPTDITDAAGNATVDVSSANAGAAVISATTSGGISTTLTIEFVATTPATVTVQANPFTIAPNDQSAITAIVRDASNNLVKNQAVNFSLDDITGGQLSVASAITDSLGRAQTFYTASNSTSATDGVEITATVAGTGITDTALLTVARREVFITIGTGNEIEEPNPAQYLIQFAVQVTDSQGNGVAGVGVVLSLLSEFYSKGNWQLPLTGDWQQNITAVCNDEDVNRNGILDVGEDFNSSLEIEAGNVASVVPGSVTTDVNGFALIDVVYPQEFARWVQVVLEAQTSVQGTESSASSRFVLPIAASDVARETNPPGNPSPYGQIGDCASTL